In Equus caballus isolate H_3958 breed thoroughbred chromosome 26, TB-T2T, whole genome shotgun sequence, the following are encoded in one genomic region:
- the ATP5PO gene encoding ATP synthase subunit O, mitochondrial — MAVPAVSGLSRQVRCFSTSVVRPFAKLVRPPVQVYGVEGRYATALYSAASKQNKLEQVEKELLRVAQILKEPKMAASIMNPYIKRSVKMKSLNDMTAKERFSPLTSNLINLLAENGRLSNTPGVVSAFSTIMSVHRGEVPCTVTTASPLDEATLAELQTVLKSFLSKGQVLKLEVKNDPSIMGGMIVRIGEKYVDMSAKTKIQKLSRAMREVF, encoded by the exons ATGGCCGTTCCAGCGGTGTCCGGGCTCTCCCGGCAG gTGCGATGCTTCAGTACATCTGTGGTCAGGCCATTTGCCAAGCTCGTGAGG CCACCTGTTCAGGTCTATGGTGTCGAGGGTCGCTATGCCACTGCGCTTTATTCTGCTGCATCTAAACAGAATAAACTGGAACAAGTAGAAAAGGAATTGTTGAGAGTAGCG CAAATCTTGAAGGAACCCAAAATGGCTGCATCTATTATGAATCCCTACATAAAGCGTTCCGTTAAAATGAAAAGCCTAAATGACATGACAGCAAAGGAGAGGTTCTCTCCCCTCACGTCCAACCTGATCA ATTTGCTTGCTGAAAATGGTCGCTTGAGCAATACCCCTGGAGTCGTTTCCGCCTTTTCTACCATAATGAGCGTCCACCGTGGAGAAGTACCTTGCACAGTCACTACTGCATCT CCTTTGGATGAAGCCACTCTTGCTGAGTTACAAACAGTCCTGAAGAGCTTCCTCAGTAAAGGCCAAGTACTGAAATTGGAAGTTAAG AATGATCCGTCCATCATGGGCGGAATGATTGTCCGGATTGGAGAGAAGTATGTTGATATGTCTGCAAAAACCAAGATCCAGAAGCTGAGCAGGGCTATGCGGGAGGTTTTCTAA